Proteins found in one Lycium ferocissimum isolate CSIRO_LF1 chromosome 6, AGI_CSIRO_Lferr_CH_V1, whole genome shotgun sequence genomic segment:
- the LOC132059818 gene encoding transcription termination factor MTERF4, chloroplastic isoform X1 translates to MPTKQQKKSPNSIPLILLPTYLLFFFSSNLRLLHLDQKSVCFHLQSMKIISYNRIINPSFLLINHELPSNTFPRPQLISTSAPSISSFNKRKKDLMMRLPCRFATRAALSSSVKTDTYGKSRKEKSSSFYTHPSLLEMKNERAANRARVYEFLRGIGIVPDELDGLELPVTVEVMRERVDFLHKLGLTIEDINNYPLVLGCSVKKNMIPVLDYLGKLGVRKSTLTDFLRQYPQVLHASVVVDLAPVVTYLQGMDIKPNDIPRVLEKYPEVLGFKLEGTMSTSVAYLVGIGVARREIGGVLTRYPEILGMRVGRVIKPFVEYLEILGIPRLAVARLIEKHPHILGFGLQERIKPNIKSLLQFHVRETALPSVIAQYPEILGIDMEAKLPSQEEFLNSIIESTREDFGRVVEKMPQIISLSKAPVVKHVDFLRGCGFSSEQVREMVVGCPQVLALNLDIMKQSFEYFKTTMARPLEDLVAFPAFFTYGLESTIKPRHEMIAEKGLKCSLAWLLNCSDEKFDQRMSYDVIDMEEMEVGESSFDMNTLLEHRNDESASDYDEDYSEDDNV, encoded by the coding sequence GTTTTCATCTTCAGAGTATGAAGATCATTAGTTATAATCGCATCATTAATCCCAGTTTTTTGCTCATAAATCATGAGTTGCCTTCCAACACATTCCCTCGACCCCAGTTGATATCCACTTCAGCTCCAAGTATTTCAAGTTTCAATAAGAGGAAAAAGGACTTGATGATGAGATTACCGTGCCGCTTTGCTACAAGAGCTGCTCTTTCATCTTCAGTGAAGACTGACACTTACGGTAAAAGTAGGAAAGAAAAGAGCTCGTCTTTCTACACTCATCCTAGTTTATTAGAGATGAAGAATGAGAGGGCAGCCAACCGTGCACGTGTTTATGAATTCTTGAGAGGCATTGGCATTGTACCTGATGAGCTTGATGGATTAGAGCTTCCTGTGACTGTGGAGGTCATGAGAGAACGAGTGGACTTTCTTCACAAATTGGGACTCACAATTGAAGATATTAACAACTATCCGCTTGTTCTGGGATGCAGTGTGAAGAAAAACATGATTCCCGTGCTTGATTATCTGGGCAAATTGGGTGTTAGAAAATCCACCTTGACAGACTTTTTGCGGCAGTACCCCCAAGTTCTCCATGCAAGTGTGGTGGTAGACCTTGCTCCAGTCGTgacatatcttcaaggcatggaTATTAAACCGAATGATATTCCTCGAGTATTGGAGAAGTATCCAGAAGTGTTGGGGTTCAAGCTTGAGGGAACAATGAGTACTTCAGTTGCGTATTTGGTAGGAATTGGGGTGGCAAGAAGAGAGATTGGTGGGGTTCTAACTAGATATCCTGAGATATTAGGGATGCGGGTAGGTCGGGTAATTAAACCATTTGTAGAATATCTGGAAAtcttgggaattccgaggctaGCTGTGGCTAGATTGATTGAGAAGCATCCTCACATTCTAGGGTTTGGATTACAAGAAAGGATAAAACCAAACATTAAATCCCTTTTACAGTTTCATGTGAGGGAAACTGCACTTCCTTCAGTAATTGCACAATATCCTGAGATCTTAGGAATCGACATGGAGGCAAAGCTTCCAAGTCAAGAAGAGTTTCTCAATTCGATAATTGAATCTACTCGTGAAGATTTCGGGAGAGTCGTTGAAAAGATGCCACAAATTATCAGCCTCAGTAAAGCACCTGTAGTAAAGCATGTTGATTTCCTCAGGGGATGTGGCTTTTCCTCGGAACAAGTGAGAGAAATGGTTGTGGGATGTCCACAGGTCCTTGCTCTAAACCTAGACATTATGAAGCAGAGTTTCGAGTATTTCAAAACCACAATGGCAAGGCCGTTGGAAGATTTGGTCGCTTTCCCAGCATTCTTCACTTACGGTCTGGAGTCCACGATAAAACCAAGACATGAAATGATTGCTGAAAAGGGCTTAAAATGTTCCCTTGCATGGCTTCTTAATTGTTCTGATGAGAAATTTGATCAGCGGATGAGTTATGACGTTATAGACATGGAAGAAATGGAAGTAGGTGAATCATCCTTTGACATGAATACTCTACTGGAGCATAGAAACGACGAATCAGCCTCTGATTACGACGAGGATTACAGTGAAGACGATAATGTATAA
- the LOC132059818 gene encoding transcription termination factor MTERF4, chloroplastic isoform X2 → MKIISYNRIINPSFLLINHELPSNTFPRPQLISTSAPSISSFNKRKKDLMMRLPCRFATRAALSSSVKTDTYGKSRKEKSSSFYTHPSLLEMKNERAANRARVYEFLRGIGIVPDELDGLELPVTVEVMRERVDFLHKLGLTIEDINNYPLVLGCSVKKNMIPVLDYLGKLGVRKSTLTDFLRQYPQVLHASVVVDLAPVVTYLQGMDIKPNDIPRVLEKYPEVLGFKLEGTMSTSVAYLVGIGVARREIGGVLTRYPEILGMRVGRVIKPFVEYLEILGIPRLAVARLIEKHPHILGFGLQERIKPNIKSLLQFHVRETALPSVIAQYPEILGIDMEAKLPSQEEFLNSIIESTREDFGRVVEKMPQIISLSKAPVVKHVDFLRGCGFSSEQVREMVVGCPQVLALNLDIMKQSFEYFKTTMARPLEDLVAFPAFFTYGLESTIKPRHEMIAEKGLKCSLAWLLNCSDEKFDQRMSYDVIDMEEMEVGESSFDMNTLLEHRNDESASDYDEDYSEDDNV, encoded by the coding sequence ATGAAGATCATTAGTTATAATCGCATCATTAATCCCAGTTTTTTGCTCATAAATCATGAGTTGCCTTCCAACACATTCCCTCGACCCCAGTTGATATCCACTTCAGCTCCAAGTATTTCAAGTTTCAATAAGAGGAAAAAGGACTTGATGATGAGATTACCGTGCCGCTTTGCTACAAGAGCTGCTCTTTCATCTTCAGTGAAGACTGACACTTACGGTAAAAGTAGGAAAGAAAAGAGCTCGTCTTTCTACACTCATCCTAGTTTATTAGAGATGAAGAATGAGAGGGCAGCCAACCGTGCACGTGTTTATGAATTCTTGAGAGGCATTGGCATTGTACCTGATGAGCTTGATGGATTAGAGCTTCCTGTGACTGTGGAGGTCATGAGAGAACGAGTGGACTTTCTTCACAAATTGGGACTCACAATTGAAGATATTAACAACTATCCGCTTGTTCTGGGATGCAGTGTGAAGAAAAACATGATTCCCGTGCTTGATTATCTGGGCAAATTGGGTGTTAGAAAATCCACCTTGACAGACTTTTTGCGGCAGTACCCCCAAGTTCTCCATGCAAGTGTGGTGGTAGACCTTGCTCCAGTCGTgacatatcttcaaggcatggaTATTAAACCGAATGATATTCCTCGAGTATTGGAGAAGTATCCAGAAGTGTTGGGGTTCAAGCTTGAGGGAACAATGAGTACTTCAGTTGCGTATTTGGTAGGAATTGGGGTGGCAAGAAGAGAGATTGGTGGGGTTCTAACTAGATATCCTGAGATATTAGGGATGCGGGTAGGTCGGGTAATTAAACCATTTGTAGAATATCTGGAAAtcttgggaattccgaggctaGCTGTGGCTAGATTGATTGAGAAGCATCCTCACATTCTAGGGTTTGGATTACAAGAAAGGATAAAACCAAACATTAAATCCCTTTTACAGTTTCATGTGAGGGAAACTGCACTTCCTTCAGTAATTGCACAATATCCTGAGATCTTAGGAATCGACATGGAGGCAAAGCTTCCAAGTCAAGAAGAGTTTCTCAATTCGATAATTGAATCTACTCGTGAAGATTTCGGGAGAGTCGTTGAAAAGATGCCACAAATTATCAGCCTCAGTAAAGCACCTGTAGTAAAGCATGTTGATTTCCTCAGGGGATGTGGCTTTTCCTCGGAACAAGTGAGAGAAATGGTTGTGGGATGTCCACAGGTCCTTGCTCTAAACCTAGACATTATGAAGCAGAGTTTCGAGTATTTCAAAACCACAATGGCAAGGCCGTTGGAAGATTTGGTCGCTTTCCCAGCATTCTTCACTTACGGTCTGGAGTCCACGATAAAACCAAGACATGAAATGATTGCTGAAAAGGGCTTAAAATGTTCCCTTGCATGGCTTCTTAATTGTTCTGATGAGAAATTTGATCAGCGGATGAGTTATGACGTTATAGACATGGAAGAAATGGAAGTAGGTGAATCATCCTTTGACATGAATACTCTACTGGAGCATAGAAACGACGAATCAGCCTCTGATTACGACGAGGATTACAGTGAAGACGATAATGTATAA